TTCGGTAAGAACGGGAAAAATGTTTGAAGGGCGTATGGTTTCGTATGGCATTTTGCAGGGCGCGCTCAAAATCAATATTTTCTCGACCGTTTCCGGCCGGTTTCCGGGAACGGGGATAGCGATACCAGGGGCGGAAATGGTGCCTGGGATTGTGCCGCAGCCATTTCAAAATATGGCCGAATGCTTCTTTGGGGAAATAGCGACGGAGGCCATCCGTAATTCTATGGGGGCTCTTTTTGAGATTGATGGGAAAGGGCGGGCGGAGCGGGGAACGCGACCAATTTCTGTTATGGG
The genomic region above belongs to Deltaproteobacteria bacterium and contains:
- a CDS encoding J domain-containing protein, giving the protein EANPSQADIKKAYREQVKLWHPDRYSAGSAMKTLAEKNIQHANLAYALLRNRPPVEPRSWRDDSTHNRNWSRSPLRPPFPINLKKSPHRITDGLRRYFPKEAFGHILKWLRHNPRHHFRPWYRYPRSRKPAGNGRENIDFERALQNAIRNHTPFKHFSRSYRRVSNDSETGRVSPVETIWRPKKPAG